In Rhodoligotrophos defluvii, a genomic segment contains:
- a CDS encoding class I SAM-dependent methyltransferase, translating to MDVVDLKEFYSSPLGAAARRLIAHRIRARIRGMNGSIVLGLGYATPYLDVWRDEADRVIGFMPARQGVAHWPANGLSATALVDEAEMPLPDGCVDLALVAHGLELTEQLQETLREIWRVLSPGGRAVFIVPNRRGMWARTDSTPFGHGRPFSRSQLTDLLRDAMFSPSGWASALFVPPIPRGFLVRSAAAWERLGLWLWPAFSGVIIVEAVKQVYAVRKPKRARQFVPKLAPVTVPTPVGTSRSGRLP from the coding sequence ATGGATGTGGTCGATCTCAAGGAATTCTATTCGAGCCCGCTGGGTGCCGCCGCGCGGCGTCTGATTGCCCATCGCATCCGCGCTCGCATCCGCGGCATGAACGGCAGCATCGTTCTGGGGCTCGGCTATGCCACGCCCTATCTCGACGTGTGGCGTGACGAGGCAGACCGGGTCATCGGCTTCATGCCGGCGCGGCAGGGCGTGGCCCATTGGCCGGCCAATGGCTTGAGCGCCACCGCCTTGGTCGACGAGGCGGAAATGCCCCTGCCCGACGGTTGTGTGGACCTGGCGTTGGTGGCCCACGGCCTGGAGCTGACGGAACAGCTGCAGGAGACGCTGCGGGAGATCTGGCGCGTGTTGAGCCCTGGCGGCCGCGCCGTGTTCATCGTGCCCAACCGCCGCGGAATGTGGGCGCGCACCGACAGCACGCCCTTCGGCCACGGCCGGCCCTTCTCGCGCTCGCAGCTCACGGATCTGCTTAGAGACGCCATGTTCTCGCCAAGCGGTTGGGCGAGCGCCCTGTTTGTGCCGCCCATTCCGCGCGGGTTCCTGGTGCGCTCCGCAGCGGCGTGGGAGAGGCTCGGATTATGGCTGTGGCCGGCATTTTCCGGCGTTATCATCGTCGAGGCGGTCAAGCAGGTTTACGCCGTGCGCAAGCCAAAACGCGCTCGGCAGTTCGTGCCCAAGCTTGCGCCGGTCACCGTGCCGACGCCGGTAGGAACGAGCCGGTCTGGCAGGCTTCCCTGA
- a CDS encoding chorismate mutase, giving the protein MTAILEQAVVQGGSESEALAAIRREIDRIDEELLGLLAERFAAVEEVRRVKATAVTGSTPMRPSREAEVIRRLLTLRKDPLPADIVVAIWRELMGSATQQQQKTTIHIPASPGSCAFHDVVRGHFGSRAPIVSHPDAKAAVRAVSGAPADIAVVPARAEGWAAALSSTRGDLGVIARIPVIGGSGSIDGFLIGHAPSTPTGLDETLVLVTMEADAPLDPERRVVREFWRERSTESQGGWLWLAVLEGWREERDVIAALEGGTKRALAVKVLGRYATPVR; this is encoded by the coding sequence ATGACTGCAATACTTGAGCAGGCGGTGGTGCAAGGCGGGTCCGAGAGCGAGGCGCTGGCGGCAATACGGCGTGAGATCGACCGTATTGACGAGGAGCTGCTCGGGCTGCTCGCAGAGCGGTTTGCGGCCGTGGAAGAGGTGCGCAGGGTCAAGGCCACCGCGGTTACCGGATCGACGCCGATGCGGCCTTCCCGCGAGGCAGAGGTTATCCGGCGGCTGCTCACCCTGCGCAAGGATCCCTTGCCGGCCGATATAGTCGTGGCGATCTGGCGCGAGCTGATGGGCAGCGCCACCCAGCAGCAGCAGAAGACCACCATCCATATTCCCGCCTCGCCGGGAAGCTGCGCCTTTCATGATGTCGTGCGCGGCCATTTCGGGTCGCGGGCGCCCATTGTCAGCCATCCGGATGCAAAGGCGGCGGTCAGGGCGGTATCCGGCGCGCCCGCCGACATCGCCGTCGTGCCGGCCCGAGCGGAAGGCTGGGCCGCCGCCCTGAGCAGTACCCGCGGTGATCTCGGCGTGATTGCCCGCATTCCCGTGATCGGCGGCAGCGGATCCATAGACGGTTTCCTCATCGGCCATGCGCCCTCGACCCCCACCGGCCTCGACGAGACTCTAGTGCTGGTGACAATGGAAGCCGACGCGCCACTCGACCCTGAGCGGCGGGTGGTGCGCGAGTTTTGGCGCGAGCGCAGCACCGAAAGCCAGGGAGGCTGGCTTTGGCTCGCTGTCTTGGAAGGGTGGCGCGAAGAACGCGACGTCATTGCCGCATTGGAGGGTGGGACGAAAAGAGCCCTTGCGGTAAAGGTATTGGGCCGCTATGCGACGCCGGTCCGCTGA